A genomic stretch from Capricornis sumatraensis isolate serow.1 chromosome 4, serow.2, whole genome shotgun sequence includes:
- the CCDC38 gene encoding coiled-coil domain-containing protein 38 translates to MQNNRIVCVLPFLKALYYFAENYEGSKMFPYLQTEKEKDETIRKDRPYKIFFKDLFLFKENEMAAKKREKFLNRNMKVYQKSTFSSRMKNRSHLGQTAIFTDTGGASVERLGLDPTLILRLTEGADTKKTIHEFISDQRDRFMLEYTLSTKRNTIQRFEKHTAMKERKLMKAEKKLEEDAVAFEEFLRENDQRSVDALKIAAQETINKLQMTAELKKASLEIQSVKSEIAKTEFLLREYMKYGLFLLKLSPKQWQIQQAMKKVSRSKENVNVMLPSIRKLSARRRETTDESRRTSFSEDSSLGRGSQVSVTSITPGLLTTNAEVILSLLFVLHQTESISSEDSLEFFLDDDMDYDLEPELYFKEPEELLQVLTELEEQNLTLVQYSQDVDENLEDVNKREKVIQDKINTNIEFLLEHKELLKANCVREEEKAAELELRSRLFSFGEYNSDAQEKLIDSLSKKINQVYKVCIGDAEVGSLNPVQKLVKVETRLVELSDLIDSIPKENVEAIERMKQKERRQRLREEKMREKQKHQEERLKAALERAVAQPKKKKGRQLTYRSKPPSGNKHELLSVKDTRTKSLEEEYFFT, encoded by the exons ATGCAGAATAATAGAATAGTATGTGTCCTTCCTTTCCTAAAAGCTTTGTATTACTTTGCCGAGAACTATGAGGGATCTAAGATGTTCCCCTATTTACAAACTG agaaagaaaaagatgagacAATCAGAAAGGACAGGCCATATAAGATCTTTTTTAAAGAtctctttcttttcaaagaaaatgaaatggcagcAAAGAAAAGG GAAAAGTTTCTGAACCGTAACATGAAAGTCTACCAAAAGTCTACTTTTTCATCACGAATGAAGAATCGTTCACATCTGGGCCAAACAGCAATCTTCACCGACACAGGTGGTGCCTCAGTTGAACGACTGGGGCTAGATCCCACTCTTATTCTCAGATTAACAGAAG gTGCAGACACAAAAAAGACCATCCATGAATTTATTAGTGACCAGAGAGACAGGTTTATGCTCGAG TACACTCTGTCAACCAAAAGAAACACCATCCAAAGGTTTGAaaaacacacagcaatgaaggaaaggaaactcatgaaagcagaaaaaaagctCGAAGAAGACGCGGTAGCCTTTGAAGAGTTCCTGCGAGAAAACGACCAGAGATCTGTAGATGCTCTCAAAAT TGCAGCgcaggaaactataaacaaactgCAAATGACGGCGGAACTCAAAAAGGCGAGTTTGGAGATCCAGTCGGTGAAAAG TGAAATAGCAAAAACAGAATTCCTCCTTAGAGAGTACATGAAATATGGGCTTTTTCTGCTGAAACTGTCTCCAAAACAATGGCAAATCCAGCAAGCAATGAAAAAGGTGTCAAGGagtaaagaaaatgtgaatgTTATGCTTCCAAGTATAAGAA AATTAAGTGCAAGGAGAAGAGAGACCACTGACGAGTCCAGGAGGACATCATTTTCGGAAGATTCTTCTCTGGGAAGAGGTAGCCAAG TTAGCGTGACCTCCATTACTCCAGGCTTACTGACTACAAACGCTGAAGTCATCTTGTCTCTTCTCTTTGTGCTCCA CCAAACTGAGAGTATCAGTTCAGAAGACAGTTTGGAATTCTTTTTAGATGATGATATGGACTACGATCTG GAGCCAGAACTTTATTTCAAAGAACCTGAAGAGTTACTTCAAGTCCTCACAGAGCTGGAAGAGCAGAATCTTACTTTGGTACAATATTCCCAAGATGTAGATGAAAATCTTGAAGatgtaaataaaagagaaaaagttatACAGGATAAAAT AAATACCAACATAGAGTTTCTTTTGGAACACAAGGAATTGCTCAAGGCCAACTGtgtaagagaagaagaaaaagcagcAGAGTTGGAATTAAGGTCCAGGCTATTTAGTTTTGGAGAATATAACTCAGATGCTCAG GAAAAACTGATAGACTCTCTTAGTAAAAAAATTAACCAAGTATACAAAGTCTGCATTGGAGATGCTGAGGTTGGAAGCCTCAACCCAGTTCAAAAGCTGGTAAAAGTAGAGACTCGCCTGGTAGAATTGAGTGATCTCATTGactccattcccaaagaaaatgTGGAGGCAATTGAGAGGATGAAACAGAAAGAACGACGGCAAAG GTTGCgtgaagagaaaatgagagagaaacagaaacaccAGGAAGAAAGGCTAAAAGCTGCCCTGGAAAGAGCAGTAGCacaaccaaagaaaaagaag